TTAAAGATATTCCTCCCTACACTGTCGCTGGTGGTAATCCTGCACGTCCTCTCAAGCAACGCTTTAGTGATGCAGAAATTGAGCAATTACTTGCTATTCGTTGGTGGGATTGGGATATAGCTAAAATATCATAGCCTTTGCTTGCTAAAAAAGGGGCGAGGCCTTTACCAGATTTAGAATAGTAGATACGCCCATTTTCTATACTTCCATGAAGTAAAAAGCATATTTCTCCATTCTCATCTCCACAATACCGCTTCATATGTAGCTTGAAATCTTCCCTCTCGATGAATAGAGATTCTTCTTTTACCTGGATGTCTGTTTGCATTCAACAAAAATAGTGTGCATGCCGAGTATAAAAAATTTCTTAGTCTTTATTTATTTGAGTGGGTTTTTCCTCTAAAAAAATGCGTAATTCTTTAGTTTTGGTTTTTCAAACAATTGCAATGATAGATGTATGAATAGTGCAGGGTTAAAGGAACAGGGTTCAAAATATTTTTTGGGGTTCATCGGTAAACTTTCCTTTTATTTCATATTTGTTTTGTTGGTGAACAGTTCCTGTGTTGGAGTCAAAAAAGCCAAGCAAAGAGATCAAAATATTCAGAAAGTAATTAGTAGCGCCAAGACCTATGTGGGTACTCCCTACCGATTTGGGGGGCTCACCAGGGCGGGTATGGATTGTTCAGGATTGTTAGTGATTTCATTTAAAGAGGCCGGACTTGATCTTCCTCGTACCTCTAAGGAACAAAGCAAAATTGGAAAAGGGGTAGCGATATATGAATTAAAGCCTGGAGATTTGGTGTTTTTTGCAGCAGGTAAGAGACGGAGAGAAATTACCCATGTGGGATTGGTGACTGAGGTCAGGTCC
This DNA window, taken from Gloeocapsopsis sp. IPPAS B-1203, encodes the following:
- a CDS encoding C40 family peptidase, which produces MNSAGLKEQGSKYFLGFIGKLSFYFIFVLLVNSSCVGVKKAKQRDQNIQKVISSAKTYVGTPYRFGGLTRAGMDCSGLLVISFKEAGLDLPRTSKEQSKIGKGVAIYELKPGDLVFFAAGKRRREITHVGLVTEVRSKDDVQFIHASTKLGVMETNLMADYFKKIFIKARRPPYL